In one window of Pseudoalteromonas espejiana DSM 9414 DNA:
- a CDS encoding VOC family protein, with translation MSGIKQHIGSIALVVKDYDEAIEFYTKKLSFELVEDTDLGEGKRWVLITPPNSNGTHILLAQATEPEQLDAVGNQAGGRVWLFLNTNDFWRDHEKMLNNGVIFHEKPRIEPYGTVAVFEDLYGNKWDLIQQK, from the coding sequence ATGTCAGGTATAAAACAGCATATTGGTAGTATTGCTTTAGTCGTAAAAGATTATGATGAAGCTATTGAGTTTTACACTAAGAAATTAAGCTTTGAATTAGTCGAAGACACCGATTTAGGCGAAGGTAAACGTTGGGTACTGATCACTCCGCCTAACAGTAATGGCACACATATACTGCTCGCGCAAGCCACAGAGCCAGAGCAACTTGATGCTGTAGGCAACCAGGCGGGTGGGCGTGTTTGGCTATTTTTAAATACCAACGACTTTTGGCGCGATCATGAAAAAATGCTTAATAATGGCGTTATATTTCATGAAAAACCACGTATTGAACCTTATGGCACCGTTGCTGTATTTGAAGATCTATACGGAAACAAGTGGGATTTAATTCAACAAAAATAG
- a CDS encoding NAD(P)H-hydrate dehydratase yields MTQQHKLIYTKEQVRDYEGEAAKLCGVNLFTLMERAGEGVYKQWQSFNACHTLIVAGNGNNAGDAYITARLIKQAGKKVTLCAVDTDKALQGDAHKARQLWLENGGQVNEFTDELLNSCDCVIDGLLGTGLNTNIRERYSTIIKAINTSGKPVLSIDIPSGIDANTGAILGEAIEATKTITFVGIKQGLTTGTGKQYCGQLILDDLGVSSEFTKLAMPTAELVNIDSFEPLGERALNSHKGNHGKLLCVGGNEGTAGAIRLSSEAALRAGAGMVKVYTHHSSIMPISIGRPELMVTSDNLNKALKWASCVVLGPGLGQNEWAQQTFDEVMHYCQDNNTPLVIDADALNLLAKNASSYTLQQSVLTPHPGEASRLLSTHTADIEANRFASVRMCARRYNTTCILKGAGSLIDNAKNTWVCENGNAALAVGGSGDVLTGIIGALLAQGLSIDEASRYGVTLHARAGEIAAREQGQRGMLPSDLFQIVRSLIN; encoded by the coding sequence ATGACCCAACAACACAAACTCATTTATACAAAAGAGCAGGTTCGTGATTATGAAGGCGAAGCCGCTAAATTATGTGGCGTAAACTTATTTACGCTAATGGAGCGTGCAGGCGAAGGTGTATATAAGCAGTGGCAATCTTTTAATGCTTGCCATACCTTAATAGTTGCGGGTAATGGCAATAATGCCGGTGATGCATATATTACTGCTCGGCTAATAAAGCAAGCTGGTAAAAAGGTAACTCTTTGTGCGGTAGATACTGATAAGGCTTTACAAGGTGATGCACATAAAGCACGGCAGTTATGGCTTGAAAATGGTGGCCAAGTTAATGAATTTACCGATGAGCTATTAAATAGCTGTGATTGCGTAATAGATGGCTTATTAGGTACTGGTTTAAATACCAATATCCGAGAGCGATACTCTACGATAATCAAAGCAATTAATACGAGTGGTAAACCTGTTTTAAGTATTGATATACCTTCGGGCATTGATGCTAACACAGGTGCTATTTTAGGAGAGGCAATTGAAGCTACTAAAACGATTACTTTTGTTGGTATTAAGCAAGGCCTAACTACAGGTACAGGCAAACAGTACTGTGGACAGCTAATACTTGATGATTTAGGCGTAAGTAGTGAGTTTACCAAATTAGCCATGCCGACAGCTGAGCTTGTAAACATTGATAGCTTTGAACCACTGGGTGAACGTGCTCTAAATAGTCATAAAGGTAACCATGGAAAGTTATTATGCGTGGGTGGTAATGAAGGGACCGCTGGTGCAATAAGGCTTAGCAGTGAGGCTGCTCTGCGGGCAGGTGCTGGTATGGTGAAAGTATACACACATCACAGCTCTATTATGCCAATAAGCATAGGACGGCCTGAATTAATGGTTACCAGTGATAACCTAAATAAGGCGCTAAAATGGGCCTCATGCGTGGTACTTGGGCCTGGGCTTGGGCAAAATGAGTGGGCACAGCAAACATTTGATGAAGTGATGCATTATTGCCAAGATAATAACACACCACTAGTGATCGATGCTGATGCGCTTAACCTGTTAGCTAAAAACGCGTCATCATATACTTTACAGCAGAGCGTTCTTACACCTCACCCTGGTGAAGCTTCGCGGTTATTAAGTACACACACTGCAGATATTGAAGCAAATCGCTTTGCGAGCGTACGTATGTGCGCGCGACGCTATAATACAACATGCATTTTAAAAGGAGCAGGGTCGTTAATCGATAACGCTAAAAATACATGGGTATGTGAAAATGGTAATGCAGCGCTTGCTGTAGGTGGTAGTGGTGATGTACTAACAGGTATTATTGGAGCATTGCTCGCACAAGGGCTTAGCATTGATGAGGCTTCACGCTACGGTGTAACACTGCATGCTAGAGCAGGCGAAATTGCCGCGCGAGAACAAGGGCAACGAGGAATGCTACCCTCAGATTTATTTCAAATAGTAAGATCGCTAATAAACTAA
- a CDS encoding diacylglycerol kinase: MKDVFKPNGLGIKRIFKATYCSYLGFKAAFIEEAAFRQELLLSIILLPISFWLASSVLHWALLVSTLLIILIVELLNSAIEALTDRVSTERHVLSGRAKDMGSAAVTLSLMILTIVWGASLYIKLFQ, from the coding sequence ATGAAAGATGTATTTAAACCTAATGGCCTTGGTATAAAGCGTATATTCAAAGCAACGTATTGTTCATACCTCGGCTTCAAAGCGGCCTTTATAGAAGAAGCGGCTTTTAGACAAGAGTTGCTACTTAGTATTATTTTGCTACCCATTTCTTTTTGGCTAGCTTCATCAGTATTACATTGGGCATTATTAGTAAGTACATTACTGATCATATTAATTGTAGAACTACTTAATTCAGCAATCGAAGCATTAACAGATCGCGTGAGTACTGAGCGCCATGTGCTTTCAGGGCGGGCAAAAGATATGGGATCTGCAGCGGTAACACTCTCATTAATGATCCTTACGATCGTGTGGGGTGCTAGTTTGTATATAAAGTTATTTCAGTAA
- the pyrE gene encoding orotate phosphoribosyltransferase has product MKDYQKEFIEFALEKQVLKFGEFTLKSGRTSPYFFNAGLFNTGRDLARLGRFYASALEDAAIEYDVLFGPAYKGIPIATTTAVALADHHDKDVPYCFNRKEKKAHGEGGTLVGSELTGKIMLVDDVITAGTAIRESMEIIADNGADLSGVLIALDRQEKGKAELSAIQEVERDFNTKVISIVKLADLISYLESQGTMDEHLASVKAYRDQYGIA; this is encoded by the coding sequence ATGAAAGATTATCAAAAAGAGTTTATTGAATTTGCTTTAGAAAAGCAGGTTTTAAAATTTGGCGAGTTTACCCTTAAATCAGGCCGCACTAGCCCATACTTTTTTAATGCAGGCCTTTTTAATACGGGTCGCGATTTAGCGCGTTTAGGTCGCTTTTACGCATCAGCCCTTGAAGATGCCGCAATAGAATACGATGTTTTATTTGGCCCAGCCTATAAAGGTATCCCTATCGCAACTACAACTGCAGTTGCCTTAGCTGATCATCACGATAAAGACGTGCCTTATTGCTTTAATCGCAAAGAGAAAAAAGCACATGGTGAAGGCGGTACATTAGTTGGCTCTGAATTAACGGGCAAAATCATGCTGGTGGATGATGTGATCACAGCGGGTACTGCTATTCGTGAATCAATGGAAATCATCGCAGATAACGGTGCAGACTTAAGTGGTGTATTAATAGCACTTGATCGCCAAGAAAAAGGTAAAGCAGAGCTTTCAGCTATTCAAGAAGTAGAGCGCGACTTTAATACCAAAGTGATCTCTATTGTAAAATTAGCTGATCTTATTAGCTACCTTGAGAGCCAAGGTACAATGGACGAGCATTTAGCATCAGTTAAAGCATACCGAGATCAATACGGTATTGCCTAA
- the rph gene encoding ribonuclease PH — protein sequence MRPSERTPNQIRPVSFTRNYTLHAEGSVLVEFGNTKVLCTATVEAGVPRFMKGQGKGWINAEYGMLPRSTHTRNAREAARGKQGGRTMEIQRLIARALRAAVDLKALGENTITIDCDVIQADGGTRTASISGACVALVDALTHMRAKGMINSNPLKHMIAAISVGIYKGQPISDLEYLEDSEAETDMNVILTETGKIIEVQGTAEGEPFSFDELDELLTLAKHSIREIIDVQKQALA from the coding sequence ATGCGTCCAAGCGAAAGAACACCTAACCAAATTAGACCGGTATCATTTACTCGTAACTACACTTTACACGCTGAAGGTTCAGTACTTGTAGAGTTTGGTAACACCAAAGTACTTTGTACTGCAACGGTTGAAGCAGGTGTCCCACGTTTTATGAAAGGCCAAGGTAAAGGTTGGATCAACGCTGAATACGGTATGCTACCGCGCTCAACGCATACGCGTAATGCACGTGAAGCAGCACGTGGTAAGCAAGGCGGTCGTACTATGGAAATTCAACGCTTAATTGCTCGCGCACTTAGAGCTGCTGTAGATTTAAAAGCGCTTGGCGAAAACACCATCACTATTGACTGCGACGTAATTCAAGCCGACGGCGGAACGCGTACAGCTTCTATAAGCGGTGCCTGTGTTGCTTTAGTTGATGCACTTACTCATATGCGCGCAAAAGGGATGATCAATTCAAACCCACTTAAACATATGATTGCAGCAATTTCAGTCGGTATCTATAAAGGCCAACCTATTAGTGATTTAGAGTACCTTGAAGATTCTGAAGCCGAAACCGATATGAACGTAATTTTAACTGAAACAGGTAAAATTATTGAAGTGCAAGGTACCGCAGAAGGCGAACCATTCTCGTTCGACGAATTAGATGAGCTACTTACGTTAGCTAAACACTCTATCCGTGAGATTATTGACGTTCAAAAACAAGCGTTAGCATAA
- a CDS encoding YicC/YloC family endoribonuclease yields MIHSMTAYARREIKGDWGTGTWEIRSVNQRYLETFIRAPEQFRGMEPVIRERLRKNLQRGKVEVFLKFVANPAHVGELSINESLAEQLIKSAKWVQQQSNGDINPVDILRWPGVMEAQELDLDTVNKALIAGFDQVVEDFKSARGDEGENLEEMITTRLDSILEQVTVVEGHLPEIAKWQREKLNQKLEDLKTDIDESRLEQELIYLAQKQDVAEELDRLKSHVKETRKILNKGGACGRRLDFMMQEFNREANTLASKSINSDITNAAVELKVLIEQMREQIQNIE; encoded by the coding sequence ATGATCCACAGTATGACTGCTTATGCACGTCGCGAAATTAAAGGCGATTGGGGCACTGGCACCTGGGAAATTCGTTCAGTAAACCAGCGCTACCTTGAAACGTTTATTCGCGCACCAGAGCAATTTCGTGGCATGGAGCCTGTAATTCGTGAGCGTTTACGTAAAAATTTACAGCGCGGTAAGGTAGAAGTCTTTTTAAAGTTTGTTGCAAACCCTGCACACGTTGGCGAGCTTTCTATTAACGAGTCACTTGCAGAGCAACTAATAAAAAGTGCTAAATGGGTGCAGCAACAAAGCAATGGTGACATTAACCCTGTTGATATATTGCGTTGGCCTGGCGTTATGGAAGCACAAGAACTTGATTTAGATACTGTTAATAAAGCGCTTATTGCGGGTTTTGACCAAGTAGTTGAAGATTTTAAATCTGCTCGTGGTGATGAAGGTGAAAACCTCGAAGAAATGATCACGACTCGTCTCGATTCCATCCTAGAGCAAGTGACTGTTGTAGAAGGCCACTTACCAGAGATTGCAAAATGGCAGCGTGAAAAGCTTAACCAAAAGCTTGAAGACCTAAAAACAGATATTGATGAGTCTCGCCTTGAACAAGAGCTTATTTACCTTGCTCAAAAACAAGATGTTGCTGAAGAGCTAGACCGCTTAAAATCGCACGTTAAAGAAACACGAAAAATTCTTAATAAAGGTGGCGCATGTGGCCGCCGTTTAGATTTTATGATGCAAGAGTTTAACCGCGAAGCAAATACGCTAGCCTCTAAATCAATTAATAGTGATATTACTAATGCGGCTGTGGAACTAAAAGTGCTCATTGAGCAAATGCGAGAGCAGATCCAAAATATTGAATAA
- a CDS encoding S8 family serine peptidase produces the protein MFKTTLKTKKLLIGLMSAGMCLAPLHVSAKSLGPQLQQLLTSATDQDAFEVIVTFEGKGQLTSDLTNVIESAGVLGGITFNNLPIMGIKATKAQIDAIYASDKVRSVWYNSPLTLENDGSTQITGVDRLREDSSLRNQGMPFSGRGIGVVVNDSGVDGTHSDIKYPNHVIQNVLAQTNLHSLSEILPITYQENTENTDIAGGHGSHVAGIIGGNGAMSSGKYQGVAPGAKIIGYGSGAGLFILDTIGGFDYALTHQYDYNIRVISNSFGSTSDTGTDFNPDHPTNVATKQLSDNGVIVVFSAGNSGSGESTITGNFKKAPWVITVAAGDKDGQLADFSSRGVKGKSGVVSVDGETFTWEDRPTITAPGVDVISTRASLSSLSALSITDDSEVMEANHVPYYTSMSGTSMSAPHISGVVALMLEANPNLTWREVKSILQKTATNMPGKEAWEVGAGYVNAYAAVQSVVNTQLTFGETTKLQREFNAYALTSIQADYSESVPFSPVGENDGVLIPVNANASMVMVNANVDDNTVGLSLVSPSGKTYSSSIALPVLGQNIAVTAPAEFGNWTLKAHGIGGVSGVDVDPIGVTNGYGLPGEINANIKIVKTDGYKGLRDISDHPAKSFIAYAVSEQLVDAKRTGFHPNDYLVRQELADFLMLGGGIRQSNLAKGSQYNDVSNDFSAAINSVTQKGAALRNTEQNQAAVMQSDASLFSPQEPVSRSELAYSLMQSLALENQALSFEGDVTVVYGEQRIVLTDQEAIPNELKGYVQLALDLGVMNAYYNISQNAYDLEPTVSASFNGDKLITRADYAVAITRLHKN, from the coding sequence ATGTTTAAAACAACACTAAAAACTAAAAAATTACTGATCGGACTTATGAGTGCGGGTATGTGCTTAGCGCCCTTGCATGTATCAGCAAAGTCATTAGGGCCGCAGCTGCAACAACTACTTACAAGTGCAACAGATCAAGATGCTTTTGAAGTAATCGTAACGTTTGAAGGTAAAGGGCAGCTAACAAGCGATCTAACCAATGTTATCGAATCGGCGGGTGTACTTGGAGGGATAACCTTTAATAACCTACCAATTATGGGAATAAAAGCGACCAAGGCTCAAATTGATGCAATTTATGCCTCTGATAAGGTCCGCTCAGTTTGGTATAACTCACCGCTTACCTTAGAAAATGACGGCTCAACACAAATTACAGGTGTAGATAGGCTCCGTGAAGATTCATCCCTACGTAACCAAGGCATGCCTTTTTCGGGCCGTGGTATTGGGGTAGTAGTTAACGACTCTGGTGTAGACGGCACTCACTCAGATATTAAATACCCAAACCATGTTATACAAAACGTATTGGCGCAAACCAATTTGCACTCTCTTTCTGAGATACTACCTATTACCTATCAAGAAAACACGGAAAATACAGATATTGCTGGTGGTCATGGCTCGCACGTAGCTGGCATTATTGGTGGTAATGGCGCTATGTCTAGTGGTAAGTATCAAGGTGTTGCACCGGGAGCAAAAATTATTGGTTATGGCTCAGGAGCTGGTTTATTTATACTTGATACGATAGGGGGGTTTGATTACGCTTTAACTCACCAATACGATTACAATATTCGTGTGATCTCTAATTCATTTGGTAGTACTAGCGATACAGGCACTGACTTTAACCCAGATCACCCAACCAATGTGGCAACAAAGCAGCTTTCAGACAACGGAGTAATCGTTGTGTTCTCTGCTGGTAACTCAGGTAGCGGTGAATCGACGATTACTGGTAATTTTAAAAAAGCCCCTTGGGTTATAACGGTTGCTGCAGGAGATAAAGATGGGCAGTTAGCCGATTTTAGTTCTCGCGGCGTTAAAGGTAAATCAGGCGTTGTAAGTGTTGATGGCGAAACATTTACTTGGGAAGACCGCCCTACAATTACTGCACCAGGCGTTGATGTTATTTCTACACGTGCTTCTTTATCTAGTTTAAGTGCACTGAGCATTACAGATGATAGCGAAGTAATGGAGGCTAATCACGTACCGTATTATACATCTATGAGTGGTACTTCGATGTCTGCTCCGCACATTTCAGGTGTTGTTGCATTAATGCTTGAAGCTAATCCAAATTTAACTTGGCGAGAAGTAAAAAGTATTTTGCAAAAAACAGCAACTAACATGCCTGGCAAAGAAGCGTGGGAAGTTGGTGCAGGTTACGTAAATGCTTACGCAGCAGTACAGTCGGTTGTAAATACACAGCTTACATTTGGTGAAACGACTAAATTACAACGTGAATTTAATGCTTACGCGTTAACATCAATACAAGCTGACTATAGCGAATCAGTACCCTTTAGCCCAGTGGGTGAAAACGACGGTGTTTTAATTCCCGTAAATGCTAATGCTTCCATGGTAATGGTTAACGCTAATGTTGACGATAATACGGTTGGTTTATCATTAGTTAGTCCTTCAGGTAAAACGTATAGTTCAAGTATTGCATTACCCGTTTTAGGACAAAATATTGCAGTTACTGCTCCAGCCGAATTTGGTAATTGGACCTTAAAAGCACATGGCATAGGTGGAGTTTCAGGTGTTGATGTAGACCCTATTGGTGTTACAAATGGTTACGGATTACCTGGTGAAATAAATGCAAACATTAAAATAGTTAAAACCGACGGATATAAAGGCCTCAGAGATATTAGCGATCACCCTGCAAAGTCATTTATTGCATACGCCGTGAGTGAGCAGTTAGTTGATGCTAAAAGAACGGGTTTTCACCCAAATGATTATCTTGTCCGCCAAGAATTAGCTGACTTTCTTATGCTAGGTGGAGGGATTAGACAGTCAAACTTAGCTAAGGGTAGCCAGTATAATGATGTATCAAACGATTTTTCTGCAGCGATTAACAGTGTCACTCAAAAAGGGGCTGCACTTAGAAACACAGAACAAAATCAAGCAGCAGTTATGCAATCTGACGCAAGCTTATTTAGTCCTCAAGAGCCAGTTAGTCGAAGTGAACTCGCGTATTCATTAATGCAATCTTTGGCATTAGAGAATCAAGCTTTGAGCTTTGAAGGTGATGTAACAGTAGTTTATGGCGAGCAACGAATAGTGCTAACAGACCAAGAGGCAATCCCGAATGAGCTAAAAGGTTATGTGCAACTTGCTTTAGACTTAGGGGTAATGAATGCTTATTACAATATTAGCCAAAATGCTTATGATTTAGAGCCCACAGTATCAGCATCGTTTAATGGTGATAAGTTAATTACACGAGCCGATTACGCGGTAGCAATCACAAGGCTTCACAAAAACTAA
- a CDS encoding response regulator transcription factor translates to MISVLVADDHTILRQGLVSLLSKDENICVVAEAADGMQAVTKALALKPCVIVIDISMPELNGMEAVKRLHEQLPESKVLVLTMHEEQEYVIHMVRAGASGYLLKDSASDELLDAVNALSQGKTYFSQYAANVLASLSCKPAEQWQDPYKNLTSREREVFHLIIEGKTTKDIARSLDISVKTAENHRGKVLDKLSVANAAELVRYAAKNNLLL, encoded by the coding sequence ATGATCAGCGTGCTGGTGGCAGACGATCATACAATTTTACGCCAGGGGCTAGTAAGTTTACTTAGTAAAGATGAGAATATTTGTGTAGTGGCAGAAGCCGCTGACGGTATGCAGGCTGTTACTAAGGCACTCGCATTAAAGCCATGCGTTATTGTTATTGATATAAGCATGCCTGAACTAAACGGCATGGAGGCAGTTAAAAGGCTGCACGAACAACTCCCCGAATCTAAAGTATTGGTTTTGACCATGCATGAAGAACAAGAGTATGTAATTCATATGGTTCGTGCTGGTGCATCAGGCTACCTATTAAAAGATAGCGCCAGCGATGAGTTATTAGATGCGGTTAATGCACTCTCACAAGGTAAAACGTATTTTAGCCAGTATGCAGCTAATGTTTTAGCCTCTTTATCGTGCAAGCCAGCTGAGCAATGGCAAGACCCATATAAAAACCTTACCAGCAGAGAGAGAGAAGTTTTTCATTTAATAATTGAAGGTAAAACTACAAAAGACATAGCACGCTCACTCGATATTAGCGTTAAAACGGCAGAAAACCATCGAGGAAAAGTGCTCGATAAGCTCAGTGTTGCTAATGCTGCTGAGCTTGTACGCTACGCTGCTAAAAATAACCTATTGCTATAA
- a CDS encoding sensor histidine kinase: MTNDSDTDIAYFVEQLNQKQQLITQQLNTNNEQMRGLAKRVWRVQENERKQIAQELHDGVGQLLTALINQLQQVQNDSPTNELTQSIELARQALSDTRVISRLMRPRILDDLGLVPALEWLVRVMGEPCEVLVKLHHKIDAPLKDEIQTLAFRVVQEALTNAIKHADASLITINLIATESLLMIKIKDDGVGIKVSPQNYKEGFGLGAMHDRVAAYGGQLTINSAPGEGSEIKVLVTGKEVL, encoded by the coding sequence ATGACTAACGATAGTGATACGGATATTGCTTATTTTGTTGAGCAATTAAACCAAAAACAACAGTTAATTACCCAGCAGCTCAATACAAATAATGAGCAAATGCGTGGTTTGGCAAAGCGGGTATGGCGTGTTCAAGAAAACGAACGTAAGCAAATAGCGCAAGAGCTACACGATGGCGTAGGGCAGTTATTAACAGCACTTATAAACCAATTACAACAAGTGCAAAATGACTCACCAACTAATGAATTAACGCAAAGTATAGAGCTGGCTCGCCAAGCATTGTCAGACACACGTGTTATTTCTCGGTTAATGCGCCCGCGTATTTTAGATGACTTAGGATTAGTGCCTGCTCTTGAGTGGTTAGTAAGAGTTATGGGGGAGCCTTGTGAGGTTTTAGTAAAGCTCCATCATAAAATTGATGCGCCGCTCAAAGATGAGATTCAAACTTTAGCCTTTAGGGTTGTTCAAGAGGCGCTTACAAACGCGATAAAACATGCAGATGCTTCTTTAATCACAATTAATTTAATAGCTACTGAAAGCTTATTAATGATAAAAATAAAAGACGATGGTGTAGGAATTAAAGTAAGTCCGCAAAATTACAAAGAGGGCTTCGGGTTAGGTGCTATGCACGATAGGGTTGCAGCTTATGGCGGGCAATTAACTATAAACTCAGCTCCAGGTGAAGGCAGCGAAATAAAAGTATTAGTAACAGGTAAGGAGGTTTTATGA